In Polynucleobacter arcticus, the following proteins share a genomic window:
- a CDS encoding putative transporter translates to MFKSFFLNKYWLAWSWGGACFILVGSWMQVRIDVRINEWFGQFYNTIQKALSSPNSISIDSYYYLLFDIFILAGQFVFIAVILSFFAKHWVFRWRQAMTMYFMEHWQELRHIEGASQRVQEDTKRFATIMESLGAELVESIMVLIAFIPILWELSGSINEIPVFGHVDHAPVFVTIFFAIFGTIALGLIGFKLPGLEFNNQRVEAAFRKELVLAEDSADRGELGVMKGLFSEVKTNYFRLFFHYLYFDVAKFSYLQIGVILPYVLLAPSIVAGLITLGVMQQIIRAFYRVLSSFQFLVKSWPTIVELISVYKRLQAFSNTLK, encoded by the coding sequence TTGTTTAAATCATTTTTCCTAAATAAATATTGGCTTGCTTGGTCCTGGGGTGGTGCCTGCTTTATCTTGGTTGGTTCATGGATGCAGGTAAGGATTGATGTCCGCATCAATGAATGGTTTGGACAGTTTTACAACACTATCCAAAAGGCACTATCTTCCCCTAATAGTATTTCTATTGATAGTTACTACTACTTGCTTTTTGATATCTTTATTCTTGCCGGCCAGTTTGTTTTTATTGCTGTCATCCTCAGTTTTTTTGCAAAACATTGGGTATTTCGTTGGCGCCAAGCAATGACAATGTATTTCATGGAGCATTGGCAGGAGTTGCGGCACATTGAAGGTGCTAGTCAAAGGGTGCAAGAGGATACCAAGCGTTTTGCAACGATTATGGAGTCTTTGGGTGCGGAGCTTGTAGAGTCGATAATGGTCCTTATAGCCTTTATTCCCATTCTTTGGGAGCTATCGGGATCCATTAATGAGATCCCTGTATTCGGTCATGTTGATCATGCCCCCGTATTTGTCACCATCTTTTTTGCTATTTTTGGGACTATTGCCTTGGGGCTTATTGGGTTTAAATTACCTGGTCTGGAGTTCAATAATCAGAGGGTAGAGGCTGCCTTTAGAAAAGAGCTGGTGCTTGCAGAGGATAGTGCCGATCGTGGTGAGCTCGGCGTGATGAAGGGTTTATTTTCTGAAGTTAAAACAAACTACTTTCGCCTATTCTTTCACTACCTCTATTTTGATGTTGCCAAATTTAGTTATTTGCAGATAGGCGTCATTCTTCCTTATGTACTACTAGCTCCTTCTATCGTGGCTGGCCTGATCACCTTGGGGGTGATGCAGCAGATTATTCGGGCTTTCTATAGGGTACTGTCTTCTTTTCAATTTCTAGTAAAGAGCTGGCCCACCATTGTTGAGCTTATATCTGTTTACAAGAGGCTCCAAGCTTTCTCAAATACCCTTAAATGA
- a CDS encoding IS3 family transposase (programmed frameshift), with amino-acid sequence MAKGQRLKPEQIVTLLRQIDVLTTNGKTLAQACKEVGTVEQSYYRWRKIYGGMKVDQAKKYKDLELENTRLKKLVADLSLREVMLKEVIKGKLLSPTRRKNAAQLLMDKHLVSERSACSLVGLSRAAYRYMPLPRDDEGPLRAEVIRMASTYGRYGYRFIAGMMRNSGWGQATTAKVARIWRQEGLKIPQKQPPRGRLWLSDGSCMRLRATHPNHVWSYDFVFIRDAYGGKIRMLTMIDEFTRKCLTIHCARRIGSIQVIEQLANAMIANGIPEYIRSDNGPEFIAKDLRSWLSGIGVKTAYIEPGSPWENGFCESFNGTFRDNLVDGEIFYSLKEAQIIVGEWVKHYNHVRPHSALGYRPPAPQTQVPQLLQNQPMVLQ; translated from the exons ATGGCAAAAGGCCAACGTCTCAAACCCGAACAAATAGTCACCTTATTGCGTCAAATCGATGTTTTAACCACCAATGGCAAAACCCTAGCCCAGGCCTGTAAAGAAGTGGGAACGGTTGAGCAAAGCTACTACCGTTGGCGCAAGATCTACGGCGGCATGAAAGTCGATCAGGCAAAGAAGTATAAAGATCTGGAACTGGAAAATACCCGGCTTAAGAAACTGGTTGCCGATCTCTCCTTGCGAGAAGTCATGCTCAAGGAAGTCATTA AAGGGAAACTTCTAAGCCCTACTAGGCGTAAAAATGCAGCGCAGCTGCTCATGGATAAGCATCTTGTCTCTGAGCGGTCTGCCTGTAGTTTGGTAGGGCTCTCCAGAGCAGCGTATCGGTACATGCCGCTCCCTCGAGATGACGAAGGGCCGCTTAGGGCTGAGGTCATCCGTATGGCGAGCACCTATGGCAGGTACGGCTACCGATTTATTGCAGGCATGATGCGCAATAGCGGTTGGGGACAAGCGACTACAGCCAAGGTCGCTCGTATCTGGCGGCAAGAAGGCCTAAAGATCCCACAAAAGCAACCCCCTAGAGGCAGACTCTGGCTCTCCGATGGCAGTTGTATGCGCCTGCGAGCTACCCACCCCAACCATGTGTGGAGTTATGACTTTGTCTTTATTAGAGATGCTTATGGCGGCAAGATCAGGATGCTCACGATGATTGATGAGTTCACCAGGAAATGCTTAACGATCCACTGCGCTAGAAGGATTGGCTCGATCCAAGTGATTGAACAACTGGCGAACGCCATGATCGCCAACGGTATCCCGGAATACATACGCTCGGACAACGGCCCAGAATTTATTGCTAAAGACCTACGCAGTTGGTTATCTGGCATTGGAGTGAAAACCGCTTACATTGAACCAGGGAGCCCCTGGGAGAATGGCTTTTGTGAAAGCTTTAATGGCACCTTCAGAGACAACCTTGTGGATGGTGAAATCTTCTACAGTCTTAAAGAAGCCCAGATCATCGTGGGGGAATGGGTGAAACACTATAACCATGTCAGGCCGCATAGTGCATTAGGTTATAGGCCACCAGCACCTCAAACCCAAGTACCCCAACTATTACAGAATCAACCCATGGTGCTGCAATGA
- a CDS encoding glycosyltransferase family 87 protein, with translation MNTSNGDQHWLNRDRLYGYSIILLTAYIISGAIWIFLSNNYISYSGKPILSDFVMFWAAAKLATFGQANDAYNLQILNEMIGSALPSWNSGYVFSYPPTLLLLMMPLGLMSVTKAYWAFMLTTLGVYLLTLYRVSERKLIDCLCLLAFPGIWINMIQGQNGFITASIAAWAVMSIKKRPVIAGILIGLLTIKPQFGLLFPIALIAAGAWTSFLAAVLTVVLLASLELAIFGPSIFNSFYASMSHLGALVNSPDFPLVKMPTIYAFSKLMGFSSTISYIVQFLLSAVVMFSTWKVWRSCKSWELKGAALMTGAFLAAPYAFDYDLVWLAFPIIWVVRIGLSYGWSKGDREILLATFFLPILSLSSGKLLGIQIGIFVLISFYYVIIRQVRMVDSMEKTCN, from the coding sequence ATGAATACTTCAAATGGAGATCAACATTGGCTCAATAGAGATCGTCTTTATGGCTACTCCATAATACTTTTAACGGCCTATATAATTTCAGGCGCAATTTGGATTTTTCTTTCCAATAACTATATTAGTTATTCAGGCAAGCCAATTCTTTCTGACTTCGTCATGTTTTGGGCTGCAGCAAAATTAGCTACTTTTGGCCAGGCCAATGATGCATATAATTTACAAATACTGAATGAAATGATTGGGTCGGCCCTTCCAAGCTGGAATAGCGGCTATGTATTTTCCTACCCCCCAACGCTACTTCTTTTGATGATGCCCTTGGGTCTTATGTCAGTCACAAAAGCATACTGGGCGTTTATGCTGACAACTTTAGGGGTGTATTTACTCACACTGTATCGAGTTAGTGAAAGAAAATTAATTGATTGCTTATGTCTATTAGCTTTCCCAGGGATTTGGATCAATATGATACAAGGCCAAAATGGATTTATAACGGCTTCGATCGCAGCATGGGCAGTGATGTCAATAAAAAAAAGACCAGTAATCGCTGGAATTTTAATTGGTCTTTTAACCATCAAACCACAATTTGGGCTCCTATTCCCAATTGCATTAATAGCTGCAGGAGCGTGGACTTCATTTCTTGCAGCTGTGCTGACCGTTGTTTTACTTGCCTCTCTCGAGTTAGCAATATTTGGACCTTCAATATTCAACTCATTTTATGCAAGCATGTCTCACCTCGGGGCTTTAGTAAATTCGCCTGATTTTCCTTTGGTAAAAATGCCTACGATATACGCTTTTTCTAAACTGATGGGATTTTCATCGACTATTTCCTACATAGTCCAATTTCTACTTTCTGCTGTTGTTATGTTTAGCACTTGGAAGGTTTGGCGCAGTTGTAAATCATGGGAGCTAAAAGGTGCTGCCCTCATGACGGGCGCCTTTCTTGCTGCGCCATATGCATTTGATTACGATTTGGTTTGGTTAGCTTTTCCAATCATATGGGTTGTGAGAATTGGTTTGAGCTATGGGTGGTCAAAAGGCGATAGAGAAATATTGCTCGCAACTTTTTTTCTCCCGATTCTCAGTTTGTCCAGTGGAAAGTTATTGGGAATACAGATTGGGATATTTGTTTTGATCAGTTTTTATTATGTGATCATTCGTCAAGTACGAATGGTTGACTCCATGGAAAAAACTTGCAACTAA
- a CDS encoding GAF domain-containing sensor histidine kinase, which translates to MSKQASAIKYTDSLLNLTTIFTSFNKNRDSEELIKNILKLAINITGAEGGTIYLVTNRKTLLFRIFINEVLGLKSKNSKLHKLLSTEIPLFDEQGKPREHHVCSHAFHQQKMVHVKNAYASTSYDFSGLKAFDKTHNYVSKSLLTVPIIGNDQKVIAILQLINAQDPKDQKCVPFSGKVQKTVVALAAISGLQIDNLQLIENLTLQIDCANRAQAEKDRLLRDLHDGIGSQLTKASIDLQSRALSRSAQQKIIDSALDEMRQIFNNYIHFDSSLIKMISLVVEQYKDLFKSKKKCSLRYKYLGEKSGNENFSRDLVVNLMQVLREILTNCLKHSPASIINIALIIKKNQINLIVIENRSINLNLYLPQIENGGQGHINIEYRVEKLLGGQISYDYKNSKRITKIEINRN; encoded by the coding sequence ATGTCAAAGCAAGCTTCAGCAATAAAATATACAGATTCCCTTTTAAATCTAACTACGATATTTACTTCGTTTAATAAAAATAGGGATTCCGAAGAGCTCATTAAAAATATTCTCAAGCTGGCGATCAATATTACAGGCGCTGAGGGTGGCACCATTTATCTTGTAACCAACCGAAAAACTTTGCTTTTTCGAATTTTTATCAATGAAGTGCTGGGTTTAAAGTCAAAAAATAGCAAATTACATAAGTTATTGAGTACTGAGATTCCACTTTTTGATGAACAGGGTAAGCCTAGAGAGCATCATGTATGTAGCCATGCCTTTCATCAACAGAAAATGGTTCATGTAAAAAATGCCTATGCGTCAACATCATATGATTTTTCAGGGCTAAAAGCTTTTGATAAGACCCACAATTATGTTTCCAAGTCTTTATTAACAGTTCCAATTATTGGCAATGATCAAAAAGTGATTGCGATATTGCAGCTGATAAATGCCCAGGACCCAAAGGATCAAAAGTGCGTACCATTCTCTGGGAAGGTGCAAAAAACTGTTGTGGCTCTAGCTGCTATTTCTGGTCTACAGATTGATAATTTGCAACTTATTGAGAACCTGACCCTGCAGATTGACTGCGCCAATCGCGCTCAGGCTGAAAAAGATCGTCTTTTACGCGACCTTCACGACGGTATAGGCTCACAACTCACTAAAGCGTCCATAGACCTTCAATCTAGGGCCCTATCTCGTAGTGCCCAGCAAAAGATCATCGATAGCGCATTGGATGAAATGCGCCAAATATTTAACAACTATATTCATTTTGATTCCAGCTTAATAAAAATGATTTCATTGGTTGTAGAGCAATATAAGGATTTATTTAAATCCAAGAAAAAATGCTCATTAAGATACAAATACTTAGGTGAAAAATCGGGTAACGAGAATTTTTCAAGAGATCTAGTGGTCAATTTAATGCAAGTCTTACGTGAAATACTGACAAATTGCTTAAAACATTCACCTGCATCCATCATTAATATCGCCCTCATCATCAAAAAGAATCAAATTAATCTAATTGTCATAGAAAATAGATCAATCAATCTAAACCTTTATCTTCCTCAGATTGAAAATGGTGGTCAAGGTCATATCAATATCGAGTACCGTGTTGAAAAGCTCCTAGGTGGCCAGATATCTTATGATTACAAAAACTCTAAGCGCATCACAAAAATAGAAATCAATCGAAATTAA
- a CDS encoding response regulator transcription factor: MLMNANHSDKEIDLASNKNILVLGINKVYFSLLSIYLKNYLSAELVYASYDEFRIHPEKECFKNADLIIFEFDQNETDLVANLISMYKKNFLVFFKERHIEAINHWIELGVKGFFNENRSLDHLLEAVATVQSGKYYISHEDSEIVFKNLEARTTKFKQSLSLMTAINTLTKKEVAVVHAIASNEGSLLKNVSEKMFLSDHTLRNHLQSIYKKLNIRNRIDLYIFYQKNEAIFTEIIASNALSKSEKLRNVQSRFSSEPNRYSEKLSAQS; encoded by the coding sequence ATGCTGATGAATGCCAATCACTCTGATAAAGAAATTGATCTAGCAAGTAATAAAAATATCTTAGTGCTAGGTATCAATAAGGTATATTTTTCACTGCTCTCAATATACTTAAAAAACTATCTCTCTGCTGAATTAGTTTATGCATCCTATGATGAGTTCAGAATACATCCTGAGAAAGAATGTTTTAAAAATGCAGACTTGATTATTTTTGAATTTGATCAAAATGAAACGGATCTAGTCGCTAATCTTATTAGCATGTATAAAAAGAATTTTCTTGTTTTCTTTAAAGAGCGTCATATTGAGGCAATCAATCACTGGATCGAGCTTGGTGTAAAAGGCTTTTTTAATGAAAATCGTAGTCTTGATCATTTATTGGAGGCCGTTGCAACTGTCCAGAGTGGTAAGTACTACATAAGCCACGAAGATTCAGAGATCGTCTTTAAAAATCTAGAAGCGAGAACTACAAAATTTAAACAATCACTTAGTTTGATGACTGCGATCAATACGTTAACAAAAAAAGAGGTTGCAGTGGTTCATGCGATTGCAAGCAATGAGGGTTCATTACTAAAAAATGTATCCGAAAAAATGTTTTTAAGTGACCATACACTCCGCAATCATCTTCAATCAATATACAAAAAACTGAATATCCGGAACCGTATTGATTTGTATATTTTTTACCAAAAAAACGAAGCTATTTTTACTGAAATAATTGCTTCAAATGCTTTATCAAAGTCTGAAAAATTGAGAAATGTGCAGAGTAGATTTAGTTCTGAGCCCAATAGATATTCGGAAAAATTAAGTGCACAATCTTAA
- a CDS encoding type 2 lanthipeptide synthetase LanM family protein, with translation MPINHSLLLRACTFDEVLSSQFNSLVGEKSQADLASERLASWCKSSASGDWGLFAKRLERDQIEFRDVLARFSNVKLSHAEAGLLPWMHDARWVFELLTQETEVSIKIDLNPKNQVAFEGIFLSLLQGANVELKKIALPKALECFTSEAMSDFNFALLHQLSDLLAPLLYSLFVKDLKGLSPDGKLLPSDADIKTNHYTDFIRRLQEGELERIFNEKPVLLRLLAAITRQWIDTTGEIVNRLGNDLELIERKLLHSKSPIKVSTIEGDLSDPHNLGHSVRIIGFDDGSKIVYKPKDLGLDIVWIDFINHLNGLNPPVQLRVVNTIACDGYGWCEFIQHESCQSQDGIRLFYERSGAWLIIFHLLASSDMHYENMIASGSHPVPIDLETILQASLPEFELKNPAYGATNQAIDKIQNSVLTVGMLPAYTKSHKNKIFDLGGLNIRSGTAVATDWKNINTNGMRWVQYQVNIDTNTNVPHIDSNYAKFGDYKSEFIKGFEEYAHFLLAQKDSVYLQKLWKGLSNLPVRKVLRPTRFYYVLLQRLKDHHSMDDGIKWSVQADFLARLGDWDEQTDLLWPLHKSERDALLNLNIPFFLSPSDGHILFDTFGHSIVTPAIPGLQRAQQRWETLSKDEIDWQSLIIQISTSFVSSSIEREPKRNRHDYDRALQSGSINEINNEDLINELERIIEQLEESAFQDAVSISWLGLDWMQDSEVAQLVPLGDDLYNGMSGIALFLAAYQHQFHDERSKKLLTKILNGLHEQIHAPTSARWARSLGIGGTAGIGSIIYVLVNIATLLEDDEILGDAIAVSKLYTKELIDADQGLDVISGSAGAILCLLALYRQTQSPDVLEKAVLCGEHLLNTPRIGEVGSRTWVGLGMGNSPLNGMSHGAAGFAYALSSLHQVTQRDDFADATKECLAYEQSQYDESEHNWPDFRGDTDGKPLRIMVCQWCHGAPGIGLARIGQVKAGASLNLLKADIESASICAERNWPNSMDTLCCGTLGAIEFLREAGDILNNETMKQLAVNRLKEIVATSQEHGHYIIGVGGTQFNLGFFRGLSGVGYALLRGLNPNLPNVLIWE, from the coding sequence ATGCCAATAAATCACTCCCTGCTTCTTAGGGCCTGTACATTTGATGAGGTGCTATCAAGTCAGTTTAATTCCCTTGTAGGAGAAAAATCACAAGCAGATTTGGCGTCTGAACGTTTAGCCTCCTGGTGCAAATCCTCTGCTAGTGGTGATTGGGGATTGTTCGCTAAGCGTTTAGAGAGGGATCAGATTGAGTTCAGGGATGTTTTAGCGCGATTTTCTAATGTTAAGTTAAGTCATGCAGAAGCTGGCTTATTACCTTGGATGCACGATGCTCGATGGGTTTTTGAACTATTGACTCAAGAAACAGAAGTATCGATCAAAATTGATTTAAATCCCAAAAATCAAGTGGCATTTGAGGGGATATTTTTATCTCTTTTGCAGGGCGCTAATGTAGAGCTAAAAAAGATAGCATTACCGAAAGCTCTGGAATGCTTCACTTCTGAGGCAATGTCAGACTTTAACTTCGCACTTTTGCATCAATTGAGTGATTTGCTTGCACCACTTTTGTATAGTCTTTTTGTTAAGGACCTGAAAGGGCTGTCGCCGGATGGAAAGTTGCTACCTTCAGATGCTGACATCAAGACAAATCATTACACTGATTTTATTCGTCGACTTCAAGAGGGCGAGCTTGAACGGATATTTAATGAAAAGCCAGTACTCCTAAGGTTACTCGCAGCCATCACCCGCCAATGGATTGATACTACTGGAGAAATAGTCAATCGACTTGGAAATGATTTGGAGTTAATTGAGCGTAAGCTGCTCCATTCGAAAAGTCCTATCAAAGTTTCTACTATCGAGGGGGACTTATCAGATCCTCATAATTTAGGGCATTCAGTTCGGATCATTGGGTTTGATGATGGCAGCAAAATAGTCTACAAGCCGAAAGATTTAGGCTTGGATATTGTATGGATTGACTTCATCAATCACTTAAATGGGCTTAACCCACCTGTTCAACTAAGAGTCGTCAATACCATTGCTTGTGATGGCTATGGTTGGTGTGAATTTATTCAACATGAATCTTGTCAATCTCAGGATGGAATTCGCCTGTTTTATGAGCGCTCGGGCGCTTGGTTGATTATTTTTCATTTGCTAGCAAGTAGCGATATGCATTATGAAAATATGATTGCAAGTGGCTCTCATCCTGTCCCGATTGATTTAGAAACGATATTACAAGCATCGCTTCCAGAGTTTGAACTCAAAAATCCCGCTTACGGCGCAACTAATCAGGCTATAGATAAAATCCAAAATTCTGTCTTAACTGTCGGAATGCTGCCAGCTTATACAAAGTCACATAAAAATAAAATCTTTGACTTGGGGGGCTTGAATATTAGATCTGGAACTGCAGTAGCCACTGACTGGAAAAATATTAATACCAATGGTATGCGCTGGGTTCAGTATCAAGTCAATATTGATACTAATACCAATGTCCCTCATATTGATTCAAACTATGCAAAATTCGGAGATTACAAATCTGAATTCATTAAGGGCTTTGAGGAATATGCGCATTTTCTATTGGCGCAAAAAGACTCTGTTTATCTACAAAAGCTATGGAAGGGCTTGAGTAATTTGCCTGTCCGCAAGGTGCTCCGACCAACACGCTTTTATTACGTACTACTACAACGCCTTAAAGATCATCACAGCATGGATGATGGCATTAAATGGAGTGTTCAGGCTGATTTTTTAGCGCGACTTGGTGACTGGGATGAGCAAACGGATTTACTCTGGCCCTTGCATAAGAGCGAAAGGGATGCGCTTTTAAACTTAAATATTCCTTTCTTTTTGTCGCCAAGTGATGGCCATATTCTCTTTGATACCTTTGGTCATTCCATAGTAACCCCGGCTATACCAGGTTTACAAAGAGCTCAACAGCGTTGGGAAACGTTAAGTAAGGATGAGATTGATTGGCAAAGCTTAATCATTCAGATTAGTACTAGTTTTGTGTCATCTTCTATTGAGCGGGAGCCTAAAAGAAATAGGCATGATTATGACCGCGCGCTTCAATCAGGGTCTATTAATGAAATTAATAATGAAGATTTAATTAATGAATTAGAGCGCATCATAGAGCAGCTTGAAGAGAGCGCATTCCAAGATGCGGTGAGCATTAGTTGGCTTGGTTTGGATTGGATGCAAGACTCAGAAGTGGCTCAACTGGTTCCATTGGGGGATGATCTTTATAACGGAATGAGCGGTATTGCATTATTTTTAGCAGCTTATCAACATCAGTTTCATGATGAAAGATCAAAAAAACTCTTAACGAAGATCTTAAATGGTCTTCACGAGCAAATTCATGCACCTACATCTGCTCGCTGGGCAAGAAGTTTGGGGATAGGTGGTACGGCAGGTATTGGTTCAATCATTTATGTTCTGGTTAATATCGCCACTTTATTAGAGGATGATGAAATCCTTGGGGATGCTATTGCAGTTTCAAAACTGTATACGAAAGAATTAATTGATGCCGACCAGGGCCTGGATGTTATCTCAGGTTCAGCTGGGGCAATCTTATGTTTATTAGCTCTATATCGTCAAACGCAATCTCCTGACGTTCTTGAAAAGGCGGTTCTTTGTGGTGAGCACTTGTTAAATACACCTCGTATAGGAGAAGTGGGCTCTCGTACGTGGGTCGGATTGGGAATGGGTAATTCTCCGTTAAATGGAATGTCCCACGGTGCCGCTGGATTTGCCTACGCACTTTCAAGTCTGCACCAGGTGACGCAAAGAGATGATTTTGCGGACGCTACCAAAGAATGCCTTGCCTATGAACAATCTCAATATGATGAGTCGGAACATAATTGGCCGGACTTTAGAGGGGATACAGATGGTAAGCCATTAAGAATCATGGTTTGCCAATGGTGTCATGGTGCTCCTGGTATTGGATTGGCGCGTATTGGTCAAGTGAAAGCGGGCGCCTCCTTGAATTTGCTTAAGGCAGATATTGAAAGCGCCTCTATCTGTGCTGAGCGTAATTGGCCCAACAGCATGGATACTTTATGTTGTGGGACCCTAGGTGCTATTGAGTTTCTGCGAGAGGCTGGCGACATTCTTAACAATGAAACCATGAAACAGCTTGCAGTAAATCGTTTAAAAGAAATTGTTGCTACTAGTCAGGAGCATGGACATTATATTATTGGGGTTGGCGGCACACAATTTAACCTAGGTTTCTTTAGAGGACTTTCGGGTGTTGGTTATGCGCTATTAAGAGGCCTAAACCCAAATCTGCCAAATGTATTGATTTGGGAATAG
- a CDS encoding IS3 family transposase (programmed frameshift) — protein MKRARFSDEQIVRILQEADRSPIAEVAKRHGVSEPSIYSWRKKFGDLGTDELKRLKQLEQENGRLKKILAERDLEIEVMKEIAGKKVVSVQDRLEQARYAVGRGISQRRACTLLSVARSGLDYQCKMAVKDQPVVAAMRQYSEQYPRYGARRIRIFLRRDGLVLGRDRAARIWAGAGLQVPAKRTRKRYHSQNRQPHVATGPNEVWAYDFVFDACANGQKLKCLTLIDEFTKESLRIDVAGSIKGKRVVQVLEEVIAQRGCPKVLRSDNGPEFVSTVLLEWAVERGLRNLHIEPGKPWQNGTNESFNGKFRDECLAMNWFHSRAHAKVVIEVWRKHYNLIRPHSSLDYQTPSEFVAGWQEELTTGARVSR, from the exons ATGAAGAGAGCACGGTTTTCAGACGAACAGATTGTTCGGATATTGCAAGAGGCAGATCGTTCACCAATAGCAGAGGTTGCTAAGCGTCATGGTGTCAGCGAACCCTCGATTTACAGCTGGCGTAAGAAGTTTGGCGATCTAGGTACGGATGAGCTCAAACGCTTAAAACAGTTAGAGCAAGAGAACGGCCGTCTAAAGAAGATCTTGGCAGAGCGCGATCTCGAGATTGAAGTGATGAAGGAGATTGCCG GTAAAAAAGTGGTGAGCGTGCAAGATCGATTGGAGCAGGCCCGCTATGCAGTTGGGCGGGGTATCTCCCAAAGACGCGCTTGTACGCTGCTAAGTGTTGCTAGATCTGGCTTAGATTACCAGTGCAAGATGGCTGTTAAAGATCAGCCTGTCGTAGCTGCCATGCGCCAGTATTCCGAGCAATATCCTCGCTATGGCGCCAGACGGATTCGGATCTTTTTAAGGCGGGATGGTCTTGTTCTGGGTCGCGATCGGGCGGCACGTATTTGGGCTGGAGCGGGTCTGCAGGTGCCCGCCAAAAGGACCCGCAAGCGTTACCATAGTCAAAATCGACAACCGCATGTCGCAACTGGACCCAATGAAGTTTGGGCTTACGACTTTGTCTTTGATGCTTGTGCCAATGGGCAAAAGCTCAAGTGCTTAACCCTGATAGACGAGTTCACCAAAGAGAGTCTGCGCATCGATGTGGCGGGCTCAATTAAAGGCAAACGAGTAGTTCAGGTTTTAGAAGAAGTGATTGCGCAGCGTGGTTGCCCCAAAGTTCTTCGCAGTGACAACGGTCCAGAGTTTGTGAGTACCGTCTTGTTGGAATGGGCGGTAGAGCGAGGATTACGCAATCTGCATATCGAGCCAGGTAAACCTTGGCAAAACGGCACTAATGAGAGTTTTAATGGCAAATTTAGAGATGAGTGCTTAGCCATGAACTGGTTTCACAGTAGAGCTCATGCTAAGGTGGTCATTGAAGTATGGCGCAAGCACTACAATTTAATCAGACCACACTCAAGCTTGGATTATCAAACCCCATCTGAGTTTGTGGCGGGATGGCAAGAGGAATTAACCACGGGAGCCAGAGTTTCTAGATGA
- a CDS encoding ParA family protein — protein MKSIAITNLKGGCAKTTTTINLAACLAELGKRVLLIDLDPQGNASQWIGQENQCADNSMGLLTSKSPITTLIQPTMVNNVGLIYASPELSNLEKALAGEFATETILKRRLGQADLSNWDYVLLDTPPTLGLVTVNALTAADQLIVPVSTHVLSLAGVAQLMAVIEKIKDAFNPSLSILGILPSRVDLRTRHSGEVLESLREHFGDKVFGSFIRENVKLAEAPSYKKPITTYDNSGGAAQDFRALTRELMPQLG, from the coding sequence ATGAAGTCCATTGCGATTACTAATCTGAAGGGTGGCTGCGCCAAAACGACTACCACCATTAACTTGGCCGCCTGTCTAGCAGAGCTGGGTAAACGCGTTCTTCTGATTGACCTTGACCCACAAGGAAATGCATCGCAGTGGATTGGGCAAGAAAATCAGTGTGCTGACAACTCCATGGGACTGCTCACTAGCAAATCACCAATAACAACTTTGATTCAGCCAACGATGGTGAATAACGTTGGTTTAATCTATGCCAGCCCTGAATTATCAAATCTGGAAAAAGCCTTAGCAGGTGAATTTGCAACTGAGACCATTCTCAAGCGTCGCTTGGGTCAAGCAGACTTAAGTAACTGGGACTATGTATTGCTCGATACCCCTCCAACCCTTGGCCTAGTAACAGTAAATGCATTAACGGCGGCAGATCAATTAATTGTGCCTGTCTCCACCCATGTGTTATCACTTGCGGGTGTTGCTCAGCTAATGGCTGTCATCGAAAAAATAAAGGACGCCTTCAATCCTTCATTATCGATTCTGGGAATCTTACCCTCACGAGTGGATTTACGGACTAGGCACTCAGGAGAGGTCTTGGAATCTCTGCGGGAACACTTTGGAGACAAAGTCTTTGGATCATTTATCCGAGAAAACGTCAAATTAGCTGAGGCACCTTCTTACAAAAAGCCGATCACCACTTATGACAACAGTGGTGGAGCAGCGCAGGACTTTAGAGCGCTTACCCGTGAACTCATGCCGCAATTAGGATAA